Proteins found in one Pagrus major chromosome 20, Pma_NU_1.0 genomic segment:
- the LOC141015835 gene encoding zinc finger MIZ domain-containing protein 1-like produces MNSIPSMDRHIQQTNDRLQCIKQHLQNPANFQTAATELLDWCGDPRAFQRPFEQSLMGCLTVVSRVAAQQGYDLDLGYRLLAVCAANRDKFTPKSAALLSSWCEELGRLLLLRHQKNRQNEPPGKVPMQPPMSSMKPGLSHGDGSFPYDSVPWQQNTNQPPGSLSVVTTVWGVTNTSQSQGLGNPMANNNNPMNPGGNPMGSGMSGNNPGMNSPQFPGPQQQFPNKGNSNQAYMQQGMYGRPNYPGGGGFGGNYPGGPNAGPGGMGIPPHSRPPSDFTQPAAAAAAAAVAAAAATATATATATVAALQETQNKDMNQYGPMSSSFQMAPNQAYNSQFMNQPGPRGPPSLPGNMGTGMNASNMSGPPMGMNQPRGQGMGPFTAHGQRMPQQGYAGPRPQGMGMQGIKRPYPGEPNYGGQQYGPNSQFPNQQGQYPTPNASRPLPSPNYPGQRMPGQQLQGQYPPPSGAMGQYYKQEPPFNGQTNNFSGSGYQYNQGTMNGPPRPVGNYPHSPVPGNPTPPMTPGSNIPPYLSPNQDVKPPFPPDIKPNITALPPPPANHNEELRLTFPVRDGVVLEPFRLEHNLAVSNHVFHLRPSVHQTLMWRSDLELQFKCYHHEDRQMNTNWPASVQVSVNATPLTIERGDNKTSHKPLHLKHVCQPGRNTIQITVTACCCSHLFVLQLVHRPSVRSVLQGLLKKRLLPAEHCITKVKRNFSSVAASSGNATLNGEDGVEQTGIKVSLKCPITFRRIQLPARGHDCKHVQCFDLESYLQLNCERGTWRCPVCNKTALLEGLEVDQYMWGILNAIQNSEFEEVTIDPTCSWRPVAIKSDIHIKEDPDGPLAKRFKTMSPSQMIMPNVMEMIAQLGPGPSPYPLLSQQGGNNSEYGSQGNSYQGHGNFDFPHVTPGGTSMNDFMHGPQLSHPPDVPNSLMAQDKPLSHNMPDSIPHSAGNDQSHGPLQQSLHPSPHPGSQSGQQLHHSGPPQPSRQAPPPQQQQQQQPGPNNHPHGDLAFNPSSSLDSQAGSDMPEPSLDLLPELANPDELLSYLDPPDLPSNSNDDLLSLFENN; encoded by the exons cacTTACAAAATCCAGCAAATTTCCAAACAGCAGCAACCGAGTTGCTGGACTGGTGCGGCGACCCACGAGCCTTCCAGCGCCCCTTCGAGCAAAGCCTGATGGGATGCCTAACG GTGGTCAGCCGCGTAGCAGCACAGCAGGGCTACGACTTGGACCTGGGCTACCGGCTCCTGGCCGTGTGCGCCGCCAACAGGGACAAGTTCACTCCAAAATCAGCAG cTCTTCTGTCCTCGTGGTGCGAGGAGCTGGgacgcctcctcctcctccgtcaccAGAAGAACAGGCAGAACGAGCCGCCAGGAAAAGTGCCCATGCAGCCCCCCATGAGCTCCATGAAGCCCGGCCTCTCGCACGG AGATGGGTCTTTTCCCTATGACTCAGTTCCCTGGCAACAGAACACCAATCAGCCTCCAGGTTCGTTGTCCGTGGTGACTACAGTGTGGGGCGTGACCAACACGTCGCAAAGCCAG GGGTTGGGAAATCCCAtggccaacaacaacaatcctATGAACCCTGGGGGCAACCCTATGGGCTCGGGTATGTCTGGTAACAATCCAGGGATGAACTCTCCTCAGTTCCCCGGTCCTCAGCAGCAGTTCCCCAACAAAGGCAACTCAAACCAGGCCTACATGCAGCAGGGCATGTACGGAAGACCTAACTACCCCGGAGGAGGAGGCTTTGGCGGCAA TTACCCTGGAGGGCCTAATGCTGGACCTGGAGGAATGGGCATCCCTCCACACTCCCGTCCTCCTTCAGACTTCacccagcctgctgctgctgccgccgctgccgcTGTTGCAGCTGCTGCCGCCACGGCGACCGCCACTGCCACGGCGACCGTAGCTGCCCTGCAAGAAACCCAGAACAAGGACATGAACCAATACGGACCG ATGAGTTCCTCTTTCCAGATGGCACCAAACCAGGCATACAACAGCCAGTTCATGAACCAGCCAGGACCCCGCggccctccatccctccctggAAACATGGGCACAGGCATGAATGCATCCAACATGAGCGGGCCTCCCATGGGAATGAACCAGCCTAGGGGCCAAGGCATGGGACCTTTCACAGCCCATGGCCAGAGGATGCCCCAGCAAGGGTACGCAGGACCCCGGCCTCAGGGCATGGGTATGCAGGGCATCAAAAGACCGTACCCAGGAGAG CCAAACTATGGTGGGCAGCAGTATGGACCAAACAGCCAGTTCCCTAACCAGCAGGGGCAGTACCCCACACCCAACGCCTCGAGGCCGCTGCCGTCCCCCAACTACCCGGGCCAGAGGATGCCAGGACAGCAGCTGCAGGGCCAATACCCGCCACCCAGTGGTGCCATGGGCCAGTACTACAAG CAAGAGCCACCTTTCAATGGCCAAACAAATAACTTCTCTGGGAGTGGATATCAGTACAACCAGGGTACTATGAATGGG CCGCCCAGACCGGTGGGAAACTACCCTCACTCCCCTGTGCCAGGCAACCCAACCCCTCCAATGACCCCAGGAAGCAACATCCCTCCATACCTGTCGCCAAACCAGGATGTGAAGCCACCCTTCCCTCCTGACATCAAACCAAATATCACcgctctccctccccctccag CCAACCACAACGAGGAGCTGCGTCTCACGTTTCCAGTGCGGGATGGAGTTGTCCTAGAGCCCTTCAGGCTAGAGCATAACCTGGCTGTCAGCAACCACGTCTTCCACTTACGACCGTCTGTACACCAGACGCTCATGTGGAG ATCGGACCTGGAGCTGCAGTTTAAGTGCTACCACCACGAAGACCGTCAGATGAACACCAACTGGCCGGCGTCGGTCCAAGTCAGCGTAAACGCCACGCCGCTCACCATCGAGCGGGGCGACAATAAGACCTCCCACAAACCCCTGCACTTGAAACATGTATGCCAGCCAGGGAGGAACACGATCCAGATCACAGTCactgcctgctgctgt TCGCActtgtttgtgctgcagctggTCCACAGGCCCTCAGTTCGCTCCGTCCTCCAGGGCTTACTGAAGAAGAGGCTTCTGCCTGCAGAGCACTGCATCACCAAAG TTAAGAGGAACTTCAGCAGCGTAGCAGCATCATCGGGCAACGCGACGCTCAACGGAGAGGACGGCGTGGAGCAGACGGGCATTAAGGTTTCCCTCAAATGTCCAATCACCTTCCGGCGAATACAACTTCCAGCAAGAGGCCACGACTGCAAGCATGTTCAG TGTTTTGATTTGGAATCATATTTACAACTGAACTGTGAGCGGGGGACATGGCGATGTCCTGTATGCAA TAAAACAGCGTTGTTAGAGGGACTCGAAGTGGACCAGTACATGTGGGGAATCTTGAACGCTATTCAAAA CTCGGAGTTTGAGGAGGTGACCATCGACCCGACGTGTAGTTGGCGGCCGGTGGCTATTAAATCTGACATTCACATCAAGGAGGATCCAGATGGACCGCTGGCCAAGAGGTTCAAAACGATGAGTCCCAGCCAGATGATCATGCCCAATGTGATGGAAATGATAGCTCAGCTCGGCCCAGGACCCTCGCCGTACCCCTTACTATCTCAGCAAGGGGGCAACAACAGCGAATACGGCAGCCAAG GCAACAGTTACCAGGGGCACGGGAACTTTGACTTCCCTCACGTCACCCCCGGTGGTACGTCGATGAATGACTTCATGCACGGTCCCCAGCTGTCTCACCCGCCTGACGTGCCCAACAGCCTGATGGCCCAAGACAAGCCTCTCTCCCACAACATGCCTGACTCA ATACCTCACTCTGCCGGTAACGACCAGTCGCACGGTCCGTTGCAGCAGAGCTTACATCCATCTCCGCACCCTGGGAGCCAATCAGGGCAGCAGCTACACCACAGCGGGCCTCCTCAGCCGTCGCGACAAGCTCCGCCTCctcagcaacagcagcagcagcagccaggccCCAACAACCATCCCCACGGTGACCTGGCCTTCAACCCCTCGAGCAGTTTGGACAGCCAAGCAGGGTCGGACATGCCCGAGCCATCTTTAGAC CTTCTTCCAGAGCTGGCTAACCCAGACGAGCTGCTGTCGTACCTGGACCCTCCAGACCTTCCCAGCAATAGCAACGACGACCTTCTATCGCTCTTCGAAAACAACTGA